TCAGAAAGTCCGAGAACTCAATAGAATCTAACGGATGAAATGTTTGGTTATGTGAATTATCATACCTTTGTTGTCGCAATCGAACTCTGTCAAAAGTTTTCTCACTTCTTCTTTTTTTGGTTCGAAACCAAGAGCCCGCATAGCAACTTTTAACTCTTTGATATCGATTGTTCCTGATTTATCAGTGTCAAAAAGGTCAAATGCTTCACGGATTTCTTGTTTTTGGTCTTCTGTAAGTTCATGTTTAACACCACGACTCGCGATCTCCTTCTTTTTTCCAGATGGCTGCTGAGATGGTCTTTTTGTAACTGTCGACTGTTACATTCAGGAATTTAGTTTAACCAACTCACCATAAAAGCACAATCAAATCGTCCACCGTTTCCCTAAATAATCAATATCAACACTACATAGCTAGTTTAAAGAAATGCAGAAGAAATTTTCGTTAAATGTCGTATGGCAGTAAAATCACTCCGAATCTGCAGTTTTTATCCTGACTACATTACATACTATGGTGAAGATAACTAAGTAACCGGTAAAGCATTGTCACAGGAAAAGCAGGAAGCAATAGCTACATTTTTACATGCAGTTACATACATATACGATGGTTGAAATCCAACGACTAATTTTACAGGAATATATACAGTGTAACTAGTAATTTTTCAACGGTGCATGCAACGATCATATAAGTATTCCGTCTAGCATCAGAATCCACAGGAGTTTGGATCAGTTGGCCACGTGAAGCCCCTTTATTATCACAAATCTGACTGCGTCTTTTATGCTTTTAGTGCATGTGGGATCACTAAAACTGAGTTAGATAAATCAAGTGAGAAGGTTTGGTAATTATTATTGctgaatattattcatttcCAGAACTAGTTGAAACAGTGTATACTAGTAAGCTTTGTTTGTGACTCAAGTAAAGATCCTTTGGAAGAGGTCTACAGGCTACTAGTGACGAATGTTCTACGCAACTCAGCCTGTGTTGAGTAAGGTTTGTTTTATCGGTTTCAGTAATTGCTGGAGTTACATAGAAATATTTTACCCCTTTACTCACCTGTCTTTACACGAAATCCAATAATCTAGTCATCCACTGTATACTGGTGCTTAGGCTCTTCCGTTTACTTCTTGCAGTTTGAGGGCTAGCGTAAGGTGTAATACACAAATTTCTTCTATGAGGTGGCGTAAATGTGGTAAGGAAGATTACCGGTTACatagttattttttataaacGATTGTTCTTGATGCTTAAGCGAGCCTGCTTACAAATACCAATCCCTATCAAATATGGCTCTTTTCATACAAAAACCAGGACTTATAGCAAGCCTAATTTGTCACTGAAATAAGCTTGACAGTGCACCCCAGCGTAAATGACCTAATGTAAACTCACACTTGAGTGGCAGGACTTCCTTCTGAAGATTAATGTTTCCTCTCCATTGGCTTTTAAAGAATGATTATTAGTTACATGGGTTTTAGCATCAAAATCAATGAGGAATGAATAGTGGTGACATTAACATTAAACTCGAAAGGATTCTGAAGGATGTTATGGTAATTAAACGAGTTTCTGGAGAGATCGAGCCGCTCAATTTGGTGGTGAGATGTATTATTGTAAACGCCAAATAGAGGACAACTTAGTGACACATAGTACTGATAAAAaacgaaataaataaaactttacaTGTAGATAATTTATGAAAAATTTTGCCATAAAACCCTACCAAAACACTCCTTTGACAGGTTGTTGTTGCAGCTTTGCGTCTACTAACTAGGTTCAGCTATGGCTAACTCCAGTCAGTGGACAGATTGTGTAGACTTTGTGAGAGCTCGATTCCACCTTATCTCGATTT
The sequence above is drawn from the Schistosoma mansoni strain Puerto Rico chromosome 3, complete genome genome and encodes:
- a CDS encoding centrin-related, with the protein product MSTVTKRPSQQPSGKKKEIASRGVKHELTEDQKQEIREAFDLFDTDKSGTIDIKELKVAMRALGFEPKKEEVRKLLTEFDCDNKDSIEFSDFLRMMSVKMQDKDAKEEMLKAFRLFDDDETGKISFKNLKRVAKELGENLTDEELQEMIDEADRDGDGEVNEQEFLRIMKKTNLY